The Heptranchias perlo isolate sHepPer1 chromosome 40, sHepPer1.hap1, whole genome shotgun sequence genome has a window encoding:
- the si:ch211-51c14.1 gene encoding protein kinase C and casein kinase substrate in neurons protein 1 isoform X2, which produces MSLKYSDASGAEATSNSFWMPDKYKSTTKRTDDGYKVCNDIIMCFQERAKIEKQYALQISAWSRKWKPLVEASPMYGTLLKAWHAFLTSADRLSELHVEIQKSLVTEDADKIRNWQKEMYHKKFFGGFKETHEVKVGFRKAQKPWTKKLKKAGKMKKLYHAKRKKERVAIVRENSCKANQTTSASKQQKLQGDREKCSQDAEKVKQRYTKAMEELNKYNPKYMEEMEMVFDQSQQLEQKRTIFLKQIFLSIHRHLDVTNNESFRSIFKDLHQTLLSVNDQNDLKWWRNTHGPGMPTSWPHFEEWSPDREKITDKGKGKKEGGKVVLQSLRSGAD; this is translated from the exons ATGTCTCTGAAGTACAGCGATGCCTCTGGGGCAGAAGCAACCAGCAACAGTTTCTGGATG CCAGATAAATATAAAAGCACAACAAAACGTACGGACGATGGGTATAAAGTCTGCAATGATATAATCATGTGTTTCCAAGAGAGAGCAAAGATCGAGAAACAGTACGCCTTGCAGATATCAGCGTGGTCACGGAAATGGAAGCCACTGGTCGAAGCAA GTCCTATGTACGGTACTCTGTTGAAGGCGTGGCACGCCTTCCTTACCTCCGCAGACCGCCTGAGCGAACTCCACGTGGAGATCCAGAAATCCCTAGTGACGGAGGacgcagacaagattcgcaactGGCAGAAGGAGATGTACCACAAAAAATTCTTTGGGGGCTTCAAGGAGACACATGAGGTGAAGGTTGGATTCCGGAAAGCACAGAAACCCTGGACAAAGAAACTGAAAAAA GCAGGAAAGATGAAGAAACTGTATCACGCCAAACGGAAAAAGGAGCGAGTGGCCATCGTCCGGGAAAACAGCTGCAAGGCCAACCAGACGACTTCCGCATCGAAACAGCAGAAACTCCAGGGCGACAGAGAGAAATGTAGCCAGGATGCAGAGAAG GTTAAGCAGCGTTACACAAAGGCCATGGAAGAGTTGAACAAATACAATCCAAAATAcatggaggagatggagatggtctTTGACCAGAGCCAGCAGCTGGAGCAGAAGCGAACAATCTTTCTCAAACAGATCTTCTTGTCCATTCACCGGCACCTCGATGTCACCAACAATGAAAG cTTCCGGTCTATTTTTAAGGACCTACACCAGACCCTACTATCGGTAAATGACCAGAATGACTTGAAGTGGTGGCGCAACACACATGGTCCTGGGATGCCGACCAGCTGGCCGCATTTTGAG